Proteins from one Fibrobacter sp. genomic window:
- a CDS encoding Smr/MutS family protein yields MVLNAEEEFQMQWIMNHRMEDKDEQMRVDAENAAVQRPARLARGRKMRRNPAAWDLPMPEDEIDLHGMTADEAAEAVERRIDDLTIAGLKVLRVIHGGGNPSYGNVKRIIDRKVRSEWSNRIRLYKVEPDNAGSSIMIIGKPANSDTPTRPSPKKPAKTVRKR; encoded by the coding sequence ATGGTTTTGAACGCAGAAGAAGAATTCCAGATGCAGTGGATCATGAACCACCGCATGGAAGACAAGGACGAGCAGATGCGCGTCGATGCGGAAAACGCCGCCGTGCAGCGCCCCGCACGCCTTGCGCGCGGACGCAAGATGCGCCGCAACCCTGCCGCCTGGGACCTGCCCATGCCCGAAGACGAAATCGACCTGCACGGCATGACCGCCGACGAAGCCGCAGAAGCCGTCGAGCGGCGCATCGATGACCTCACCATCGCCGGCCTGAAAGTCCTCAGGGTCATCCACGGCGGCGGAAACCCCAGCTACGGGAACGTAAAACGCATCATTGACCGCAAGGTCCGGTCCGAATGGAGCAACCGCATCCGCCTGTACAAAGTCGAGCCCGACAACGCCGGTTCAAGCATCATGATCATCGGAAAACCCGCCAACAGCGACACCCCGACACGTCCCAGCCCCAAAAAGCCCGCAAAAACCGTCCGTAAAAGGTAA
- a CDS encoding lauroyl acyltransferase translates to MLRLPDFFYSFLFTIAFPVYKALHTKRAYGRVEKHLDKAREYIETRDKGATLNGTPRLNGAEPLQKMTARDVFHGIFWDALDSYRGLARIRSTTDRIVYENEEIIRDAVAECAKIGMPIAGISIHQGAFELMHRALCRYSDHVHLITDSVGDTAFRDVLKELRSDPHLTEYHPEETGKLIRELFRTKGILAMVFDQGKNTKGNTVTLFGRPTTMYLRLPQKINSMGAGIVIFRTFIEESDKRKPHRKQRIVIRFEKYFPPHYEAEGRDLTADIASEVEKWIAEHPDQWSWNYHGNFITRS, encoded by the coding sequence TTGCTCCGGCTGCCGGACTTCTTTTACTCGTTCCTTTTTACCATCGCGTTTCCCGTCTACAAGGCGCTCCACACCAAGCGCGCCTACGGCCGTGTGGAAAAGCACCTCGATAAAGCACGGGAATATATAGAGACGCGGGATAAAGGCGCCACATTAAACGGCACACCGCGTTTAAACGGCGCCGAGCCGCTGCAAAAAATGACCGCGCGCGACGTATTCCATGGCATCTTCTGGGACGCCCTCGATTCGTACCGCGGCCTCGCCCGCATCAGGAGCACGACCGACCGCATCGTGTACGAGAACGAAGAAATCATCCGCGACGCCGTCGCCGAATGTGCGAAAATCGGCATGCCCATCGCCGGCATCAGCATCCACCAAGGCGCCTTCGAACTGATGCACCGCGCCCTCTGCCGCTATAGCGATCACGTACATCTCATCACCGATTCCGTCGGCGACACCGCATTCCGCGACGTTCTCAAGGAACTGCGCAGCGACCCGCACCTCACCGAATACCACCCCGAAGAAACCGGAAAACTCATCCGCGAACTGTTCCGCACCAAGGGCATCCTCGCGATGGTTTTCGACCAAGGCAAAAACACCAAGGGCAACACCGTCACGCTTTTCGGAAGACCGACCACGATGTATCTGAGGCTCCCGCAAAAGATCAACAGCATGGGAGCGGGCATCGTCATCTTCCGCACGTTTATCGAGGAAAGCGACAAGCGCAAGCCGCACCGCAAACAGCGCATCGTCATCCGCTTCGAGAAGTACTTCCCGCCGCACTACGAGGCTGAGGGGCGTGACCTCACCGCAGATATCGCAAGCGAAGTCGAAAAATGGATAGCGGAACACCCCGACCAGTGGAGCTGGAATTACCACGGGAATTTTATTACCCGTTCTTAA
- a CDS encoding UDPGP type 1 family protein, with translation MEKDIIETLNAAGQQELTAHLETLTGEARKLLERDILSQDWEELKALYTEKSNASLEDNVSADLKPMPFRIAEDDLKYNYWKEIGEMLLGKGKVAAFLVAGGQGSRLGFDGPKGMFDIGLPSHKSLFQLQAERLQNLAAQVGHPIPWCIMTSPLNHEATVNFFTEHNFFGMDRDNIRFFEQGTICALTPDGKAVLDGDRLALVPDGNGGCFRALAQSGTLAWLVEKGIQYVFLYSVDNALCRICDPAFIGALADNGMAVSASKVVHKANASEKVGIFAFQNKKPGVVEYSDLPENYRDMTNPDGSLVFDGGNIAIHLFKISALRKVQTGKLPWHTARKTVCGIEKCWKFEQFLFDAFPLLGSMLPFGVIREEEFSPVKNADGNDSPKTARTMIGKLHKEWLRKAHIEVKPDKLYEVSPTLSYSGEGLTRRLFERELGRNILEFDEQ, from the coding sequence ATGGAAAAAGACATTATTGAAACTTTGAACGCTGCCGGCCAGCAGGAGTTGACGGCTCATCTCGAAACATTGACCGGGGAGGCGCGCAAGCTCCTCGAACGCGACATCCTGAGCCAAGACTGGGAAGAACTGAAGGCTCTCTACACCGAAAAGTCGAACGCTTCGCTCGAAGACAACGTGTCTGCCGATTTGAAGCCGATGCCGTTCAGGATTGCCGAAGACGACCTCAAGTACAACTACTGGAAAGAAATCGGAGAGATGCTGCTCGGGAAGGGCAAGGTGGCCGCATTCCTCGTAGCAGGCGGCCAGGGTTCGCGCCTCGGGTTCGATGGCCCGAAGGGCATGTTCGATATCGGGCTCCCGAGCCACAAGAGCCTTTTCCAATTGCAGGCGGAACGCTTGCAGAACCTCGCCGCACAGGTGGGCCACCCCATTCCCTGGTGCATCATGACGAGCCCCTTGAACCACGAGGCGACCGTCAACTTCTTTACCGAGCACAACTTCTTCGGCATGGACCGCGACAACATCCGCTTCTTCGAGCAGGGAACCATCTGCGCGCTCACGCCCGATGGCAAGGCCGTGCTTGACGGCGACAGGCTCGCCCTCGTGCCCGACGGAAACGGTGGCTGCTTCCGCGCACTCGCCCAGAGCGGCACCCTCGCCTGGCTCGTAGAGAAGGGAATCCAGTACGTGTTCCTCTACAGCGTTGACAACGCGCTCTGCCGCATTTGCGACCCAGCATTCATCGGCGCACTCGCCGACAACGGGATGGCCGTCAGCGCCTCCAAGGTCGTGCACAAGGCAAACGCATCCGAAAAGGTCGGCATTTTCGCCTTCCAGAACAAAAAGCCCGGCGTTGTCGAATACAGCGACCTTCCCGAGAATTACCGCGACATGACGAACCCCGACGGAAGCCTTGTATTTGACGGCGGGAACATCGCCATTCACTTGTTCAAAATTTCGGCCCTCCGCAAGGTACAGACCGGCAAGCTCCCGTGGCATACCGCAAGGAAGACCGTCTGCGGCATCGAAAAATGCTGGAAGTTCGAACAGTTCCTGTTCGACGCCTTCCCGCTGCTGGGTTCCATGCTCCCCTTCGGCGTCATCCGCGAAGAGGAATTCAGCCCGGTCAAGAACGCCGACGGGAACGACTCCCCGAAAACGGCGCGTACCATGATCGGCAAGCTGCACAAGGAATGGCTCCGCAAGGCACACATCGAAGTGAAGCCGGACAAGCTCTACGAAGTCTCCCCCACGCTCAGTTACTCGGGCGAAGGGCTTACACGCAGGCTGTTCGAGCGCGAACTCGGCAGAAACATCTTGGAATTCGACGAACAGTAG